The Prosthecodimorpha staleyi genome has a window encoding:
- a CDS encoding dihydrodipicolinate synthase family protein has translation MAQPYTGMYPIAPTPFHDNGDLDLDGMRRVIDCMVDQGVDGICILANFSEQFLLTDDERSVLLTTCMEQVAGRVPVIVTCSHFSTRIAAARSKAAAEAGAAMIMLMPPYHGATLRADEGAVIEHFARIADACGIPLMLQDAPLSGVTLSAAAMVRIAEAVPLMQYYKIECPGAAAKLRTLIALGGQAIVGPFDGEESITLMADLDAGATGTMASALLPDLIRPVVIAHREGRRDEARQLYARILPLINYENRQCGLRACKAVMMEGGVIRSDAVRHPLEALHPATRAGLLELAREVQPLALTWGR, from the coding sequence ATGGCCCAACCCTATACCGGCATGTATCCGATCGCCCCGACGCCGTTCCACGACAATGGCGATCTCGATCTCGACGGCATGCGCCGCGTCATCGATTGCATGGTCGACCAGGGTGTCGACGGCATCTGCATCCTGGCCAATTTCTCCGAACAGTTCCTGCTCACCGACGACGAGCGGTCGGTCCTGCTGACGACCTGCATGGAGCAGGTCGCCGGCCGGGTGCCGGTGATCGTCACCTGCAGCCATTTCTCGACCCGGATCGCGGCGGCGCGCTCCAAGGCCGCGGCCGAGGCCGGGGCGGCGATGATCATGCTGATGCCGCCCTATCACGGCGCCACATTGCGCGCCGACGAGGGCGCCGTCATCGAGCATTTCGCCCGCATCGCCGATGCCTGCGGCATCCCCTTGATGCTGCAGGACGCGCCGCTCTCCGGCGTCACCCTGTCGGCGGCCGCGATGGTGCGCATCGCCGAGGCGGTGCCGCTGATGCAGTATTACAAGATCGAGTGCCCGGGGGCTGCGGCCAAGCTGCGGACGCTGATCGCGCTCGGCGGCCAGGCGATCGTGGGTCCCTTCGACGGCGAGGAATCCATCACCCTGATGGCCGATCTCGATGCCGGGGCGACCGGCACCATGGCGAGCGCGCTGCTGCCCGACCTGATCCGCCCGGTCGTGATCGCCCATCGGGAAGGCCGCCGCGACGAGGCGCGGCAGCTCTATGCGCGCATCCTGCCGCTGATCAACTACGAGAACCGGCAATGCGGCCTGCGGGCCTGCAAGGCGGTGATGATGGAGGGCGGCGTGATCCGCTCCGACGCGGTGCGCCACCCGCTCGAAGCGCTGCATCCGGCCACCCGCGCCGGCCTCCTGGAACTGGCGCGCGAGGTTCAGCCACTCGCCCTGACCTGGGGCCGCTGA
- a CDS encoding ABC-type transport auxiliary lipoprotein family protein encodes METQARYGIIGAFTLAVIGAAFLFVFWLHTTGGVGAESQYRLRFSGSVVGLRAGSSVMFNGIKVGEVKSLRYDPADPLKIDVLIGVATATPIRTDTRVVVETQGLMGSPAILLGSGTSTTALTPGPGGGPPLLEVGAAASETLTQSALGVLRRMDKLLADNSEPFSNIVNKISVFSDALGRNAGRIDTIAESLDKMLGGGKDKKPAVVYDLAAPKTFAELKKPPAAKFAVLEPSALVVFDTQKILLSTKPNERMPLAEGQLSDSLPKLLQAKLVESFENAGYLGHVQKGNDAGTADLSMLVDIRNFQVATEGKPTAVIELSIKLQSGEGQVVAARIFRSEAPAESAEPEPAAKGLSDAFGKLVGDLVVWVNEAG; translated from the coding sequence ATGGAAACGCAAGCCCGCTACGGGATCATCGGCGCCTTCACGCTGGCGGTGATCGGTGCCGCCTTCCTGTTCGTGTTCTGGCTGCACACGACCGGCGGCGTCGGGGCGGAGAGCCAGTATCGGCTCCGTTTTTCAGGCTCGGTCGTGGGCCTGCGCGCCGGCTCTTCGGTGATGTTCAACGGGATCAAGGTCGGCGAGGTCAAGTCGCTGCGATACGATCCGGCCGATCCGCTAAAGATCGACGTGCTGATCGGCGTGGCGACCGCGACGCCGATCCGGACCGATACCCGCGTCGTCGTCGAGACCCAGGGCCTGATGGGCTCGCCCGCCATCCTGCTCGGCAGCGGAACCTCCACCACCGCGCTGACGCCCGGTCCCGGCGGCGGGCCGCCGCTGCTCGAGGTCGGCGCGGCGGCGAGCGAGACGCTGACCCAGTCGGCACTCGGCGTGCTGCGGCGCATGGACAAGCTGCTGGCGGACAATTCCGAGCCGTTCAGCAACATCGTCAACAAGATCTCCGTCTTCTCGGACGCCCTCGGCCGCAATGCCGGACGCATCGATACGATCGCCGAAAGCCTCGACAAGATGCTCGGCGGCGGCAAGGACAAGAAGCCGGCGGTGGTCTACGACCTGGCGGCGCCGAAGACCTTCGCCGAACTGAAGAAGCCGCCGGCGGCGAAGTTCGCCGTGTTGGAGCCGAGCGCGCTGGTGGTGTTCGACACCCAGAAGATCCTGCTCAGCACCAAGCCGAACGAGCGCATGCCGCTGGCCGAAGGCCAGCTCAGCGACAGTCTGCCCAAGCTCTTGCAGGCCAAGCTGGTCGAGAGCTTCGAGAATGCCGGCTATCTCGGCCATGTCCAGAAGGGCAACGACGCCGGCACCGCCGACCTGTCGATGCTGGTCGACATCCGCAATTTCCAGGTCGCGACCGAAGGCAAGCCGACTGCGGTGATCGAGCTGTCGATCAAGCTGCAGAGCGGCGAGGGGCAGGTCGTCGCCGCCCGGATCTTCCGCTCCGAGGCGCCGGCCGAATCCGCCGAGCCGGAACCGGCCGCGAAGGGGCTCAGCGATGCCTTCGGCAAGCTGGTCGGCGATCTGGTGGTTTGGGTCAACGAGGCCGGCTGA
- a CDS encoding ABC transporter ATP-binding protein — protein MSLGGATPAISVRDLVVGFGDHTVLDRLSLDVRSGEILGVVGASGGGKSVFLRTMIGLVPKRSGQVVLLGTDIDRASDAQLRGLERRWGVLFQHGALFSSLTVRQNVQFPMREYLGISQRLMDEVTLAKLEMVGLGPDDLDKFPSELSGGMTKRVALARALALDPEIVFLDEPTSGLDPISAGEFDELIRTLQTTLKLTVFMVTHDLDSLRTICDRIAVLSDGRIVTVGPLATMYESDHPWVKSYFGGERASLHFSAAAATEV, from the coding sequence ATGAGCCTCGGCGGAGCGACCCCGGCAATCTCAGTGCGCGACCTCGTCGTCGGCTTCGGCGATCACACCGTGCTGGACCGACTGTCGCTCGACGTGCGCAGCGGCGAGATCCTCGGCGTGGTCGGGGCATCGGGCGGCGGCAAATCGGTCTTCCTGCGGACCATGATCGGCCTCGTGCCAAAGCGGTCGGGTCAGGTCGTGCTGCTCGGAACCGATATCGACCGGGCATCGGACGCGCAACTGCGCGGCCTGGAGCGGCGTTGGGGCGTTCTGTTCCAGCACGGCGCCCTGTTCTCGTCGCTGACCGTCCGGCAGAACGTCCAGTTCCCGATGCGCGAATATCTCGGCATTTCGCAGCGGCTGATGGACGAGGTGACCCTCGCCAAGCTGGAGATGGTCGGGCTCGGTCCGGACGATCTCGACAAGTTCCCCTCGGAACTCTCCGGCGGCATGACCAAGCGCGTCGCGCTCGCCCGCGCGCTGGCGCTCGATCCCGAGATCGTCTTCCTCGACGAGCCGACCTCCGGCCTGGATCCGATCTCGGCCGGCGAGTTCGACGAACTGATCCGGACCCTGCAGACGACCCTGAAGCTCACCGTCTTCATGGTCACGCATGATCTCGACAGCCTGCGCACGATCTGCGATCGCATCGCCGTGCTGTCGGACGGGCGCATCGTCACGGTCGGGCCGCTGGCCACCATGTACGAGAGCGATCATCCCTGGGTGAAATCCTATTTCGGCGGCGAGCGGGCAAGCCTGCACTTCTCCGCTGCCGCCGCGACCGAGGTCTGA
- a CDS encoding ABC transporter permease — translation MTAGTLEIRRDGERIDLVAAGSWTASHAHALEGLVETAEKAGPGPRQVDLAGLGEMDTFGAWLVQRLVRSGGGDGEASIVGVRDSYRDLLSRVAATNRRTPRQRTSETGFGGWLRSIGRSVEGLGGELTTFVQMLGAVAVAIVRTLAHPRSFRLTSFVNQLDRVGLRAVPIILLVTVLIGGIIAQQGFFHFRKFGADDYVVDMVGILVLREIGVLIVAIMVAGRSGSSYTAELGSMKMREEIDALQTMGRDPVQVLILPRIAALVVALPILAFLGSMAALYGGLLVAWGYGGMDQLIYLARLREAVSLTHFDVGMIKAPFMALVIGIVACSEGMRVKGSAESLGLQTTVSVVKSIFLVIVLDGFFAIFFASIGM, via the coding sequence GTGACTGCTGGAACACTCGAGATTCGCCGCGACGGCGAACGCATCGATCTCGTTGCGGCGGGATCGTGGACGGCTTCCCATGCGCATGCGCTGGAAGGTCTGGTCGAGACCGCCGAAAAGGCCGGTCCCGGCCCGCGACAGGTCGATCTTGCCGGGCTCGGCGAGATGGACACCTTCGGCGCCTGGCTGGTCCAACGCCTGGTCCGCAGCGGAGGCGGCGACGGCGAAGCCTCGATCGTCGGCGTCCGCGACAGCTATCGGGACCTGCTCTCCCGCGTTGCGGCGACCAACCGCCGGACCCCGCGCCAGCGGACATCCGAAACCGGTTTCGGAGGATGGCTGCGCTCCATCGGGCGCTCGGTCGAGGGGCTGGGCGGCGAGCTGACCACCTTCGTGCAGATGCTCGGAGCGGTCGCCGTCGCCATCGTCAGGACACTCGCGCATCCGCGCAGTTTCCGCCTGACCTCGTTCGTCAACCAGCTCGACCGGGTCGGCCTCCGGGCCGTGCCGATCATTCTGCTGGTCACGGTGCTGATCGGCGGGATCATCGCCCAGCAGGGCTTCTTTCATTTCCGCAAGTTCGGCGCCGACGACTATGTCGTCGACATGGTCGGCATCCTGGTGCTGCGCGAGATCGGCGTCCTGATCGTGGCCATCATGGTGGCCGGCCGTTCGGGCAGTTCCTACACGGCCGAACTCGGCTCGATGAAGATGCGCGAGGAGATCGACGCGCTGCAGACCATGGGGCGCGATCCGGTGCAGGTCCTGATCCTGCCGCGCATCGCCGCGCTCGTCGTCGCCTTGCCGATCCTCGCCTTCCTCGGGTCCATGGCGGCGCTCTACGGCGGCCTGCTGGTCGCCTGGGGCTATGGCGGCATGGACCAGCTGATCTATCTGGCGCGCCTGCGCGAGGCGGTATCCCTGACACACTTCGATGTCGGCATGATCAAGGCGCCGTTCATGGCCCTGGTGATCGGCATCGTCGCCTGCTCGGAGGGGATGCGGGTCAAGGGCAGCGCGGAATCGCTCGGCCTGCAGACGACCGTCTCGGTGGTCAAGTCGATCTTCCTGGTGATCGTGCTCGACGGCTTCTTCGCCATCTTCTTCGCTTCGATCGGGATGTGA